One genomic window of Corynebacterium massiliense DSM 45435 includes the following:
- a CDS encoding carboxymuconolactone decarboxylase family protein, with product MSIENLKKSLPEYAKDQKLNLGTLTRTTELNEQQLWGSMLAAAAATRNEKVIAEIAEEAKEHLSDEAVEAAYGAATVMAMNNVAYRAKGWLGDDYAQVKFGLRMNIISKPGVEKADFELWNTVVSAINGCEHCLGAHAKTLTEEGLTKEQIWEAIKVGAVVQAVAQTVHIEAAR from the coding sequence ATGTCGATTGAGAACCTGAAGAAGTCGCTGCCGGAGTACGCCAAGGATCAGAAGCTGAACCTCGGCACCCTCACCCGCACGACCGAGCTCAACGAGCAGCAGCTGTGGGGTTCCATGCTGGCCGCGGCGGCTGCAACCCGCAACGAGAAGGTCATCGCTGAGATCGCCGAAGAGGCTAAGGAGCACCTGAGCGATGAGGCGGTGGAGGCCGCCTACGGCGCCGCCACCGTTATGGCAATGAACAACGTTGCCTACCGCGCCAAGGGCTGGCTGGGTGATGACTACGCACAGGTCAAGTTTGGCCTGCGTATGAACATCATCTCCAAGCCGGGCGTGGAGAAGGCCGACTTCGAGTTGTGGAACACCGTCGTTTCCGCCATCAACGGCTGCGAGCACTGCCTGGGTGCCCACGCCAAGACGCTGACTGAAGAGGGTCTGACCAAGGAGCAGATCTGGGAGGCCATCAAGGTCGGCGCCGTCGTCCAGGCGGTCGCCCAGACCGTTCATATTGAGGCGGCACGCTAA
- a CDS encoding peroxiredoxin: MSILTVGEKFPEFKLTALKGGDLHDVNANQPEDYFEEVSLDKYEGKWKVVFFYPKDFTFVCPTEIAAFGKLDEEFQDRDTQILGGSIDNEFAHFNWRATHEDLKEIPFPMFSDVRHDLVRALGVENADGVADRATFIVDPDNVIQFVSVTPDAVGRNVDEVLRVLDALQSEEVCACNWEKNDPTKNIDRLGVVQDSLQ; the protein is encoded by the coding sequence GTGTCTATCTTGACCGTTGGTGAAAAGTTCCCCGAGTTCAAGCTCACCGCTCTCAAGGGCGGCGACCTCCACGACGTCAACGCTAACCAGCCGGAGGATTACTTCGAAGAGGTTTCGCTGGACAAGTACGAGGGTAAGTGGAAGGTCGTCTTCTTCTACCCGAAGGACTTTACTTTCGTGTGCCCGACCGAGATCGCTGCCTTCGGCAAGTTGGACGAGGAGTTCCAGGACCGCGACACCCAGATCCTTGGCGGCTCCATCGACAACGAGTTCGCTCACTTCAACTGGCGTGCCACCCACGAGGATCTCAAGGAGATCCCGTTCCCGATGTTCTCCGACGTCCGCCACGACCTGGTGCGCGCTCTCGGTGTAGAAAACGCTGACGGCGTTGCTGACCGCGCCACCTTCATCGTCGACCCGGATAACGTCATCCAGTTCGTGTCCGTCACTCCGGACGCTGTCGGCCGTAACGTCGATGAGGTCCTGCGCGTCCTCGACGCCCTGCAGTCCGAAGAGGTCTGCGCCTGCAACTGGGAGAAGAACGACCCGACCAAGAACATCGATCGCCTCGGTGTTGTTCAGGATTCCCTGCAGTAA
- a CDS encoding hydrogen peroxide-inducible genes activator — protein MHTKEYRPTLAQLRTFVTVAENKHFGAAAQKLQISQPSLSQALVALEQGLGLQLIERSTRKVIVTAAGERLLPYAKATLDAAEAFLANSRGATGTLTGPLAIGIIPTIAPYILPELLVSIRENYPELEPRIVEEQTNHLVQKLRDGQLDMAILALPTDTPGLTEEPLYRERFDVVVPDDHPFAGRTDLALGDLEDLDLLLLDDGHCLRDQIIDLCRRAQVSPTNATNSVTRASSLTTVMQLIIGKLGATLIPESAIETEANRPGLSVATFSPDVSADRQIGIVYRNSTARADDFRAFGNLVTDAYESALQRSRSAMPAVQSPQTSDADD, from the coding sequence ATGCATACCAAAGAGTACCGTCCCACACTGGCTCAGCTGCGCACATTCGTCACCGTCGCCGAAAACAAGCACTTCGGCGCAGCCGCGCAGAAACTGCAAATCTCCCAACCGTCCCTCTCCCAGGCACTCGTCGCACTGGAGCAAGGCCTGGGGCTGCAGCTCATCGAGCGCTCTACCCGGAAGGTCATCGTCACCGCCGCCGGTGAGCGTCTCCTCCCCTACGCCAAGGCCACGTTGGACGCTGCCGAGGCGTTCTTAGCCAATTCGCGCGGCGCTACTGGGACGCTGACCGGTCCGCTCGCCATCGGCATTATCCCGACCATCGCTCCGTATATCCTGCCGGAGCTTTTGGTGTCTATTCGGGAAAACTACCCCGAACTCGAGCCCCGCATTGTCGAGGAGCAAACCAATCACCTGGTCCAGAAGCTGCGCGACGGCCAGCTGGACATGGCAATTCTCGCCCTCCCCACCGATACACCGGGGCTTACGGAAGAGCCGCTCTACCGCGAGCGTTTCGATGTCGTGGTGCCCGACGATCACCCGTTCGCCGGACGCACCGATTTGGCGCTCGGAGACTTGGAGGACCTGGATTTGCTGTTGCTTGACGATGGCCACTGCTTGCGCGATCAGATCATCGATCTGTGCCGGCGCGCGCAGGTGAGCCCGACGAACGCGACGAACTCCGTGACGCGCGCGTCGTCGCTGACCACGGTGATGCAGCTCATCATCGGCAAGCTGGGCGCTACCCTCATCCCCGAATCGGCGATCGAAACCGAGGCGAACCGCCCCGGTTTGTCCGTCGCCACCTTCTCCCCCGATGTCAGTGCCGACCGTCAGATCGGCATTGTGTACCGCAACTCGACCGCCCGGGCGGATGACTTCCGCGCCTTCGGCAACCTAGTCACGGACGCTTACGAAAGCGCCCTGCAGCGCTCCCGGTCGGCGATGCCTGCGGTCCAATCGCCGCAGACCTCAGATGCTGACGACTAG
- the hrpA gene encoding ATP-dependent RNA helicase HrpA, producing MTDTNASNPNQTSAPSREELYAALDSVSLAEARSFRRRLRKARAPHARAAIAADIAKAQQRVQKVADAVPEISYPDTLPVSGRRDDIAEAIDNNQVVIIAGETGSGKTTQIPKICLELGRGRRGLIGHTQPRRIAARTVAERIATELGQKIGESVGYAIRFDDRVTPTTAVKLMTDGILLAEMQRDRFLNAYDTIIIDEAHERSLNIDFLLGYLKRLLPKRPDLKVIITSATIDPERFAAHFADEDGEPAPIIEVSGRTYPVEVRYRPLEEEVDGKLVAQDPLDGLCDALEELMAEGSGDILCFFPGERDIRDAMEAIEAKKWKGVEVAPLFGRLSNQEQHRVFSPHSGRRIVLATNIAETSLTVPGIHYVVDTGTARISRYSTRTKVQRLPIEPVSQASANQRAGRCGRVADGIAIRLYSEEDFESRPEFTDPEILRTNLASVILQMISLRLGDIARFPFVEPPADKAVRDGLQLLRELGAVTNKEKDGLPVLTQTGKYLARIPVDPRMARMLVEGHRLGSLDDVLVIVAAMTIQDVRERPLEYQAQADQAHARFKDKSSDFLSLLKLWDYTQESRDELSGNQFRKRMKAEFLHYMRIREWFDLVRQLRDVARELGWSDRTHTANKRDVNAIHQSLLSGLLSNIGARDGNSKEYYGARNTKFVIFPGSSLAKKPPEFLMAAELVETSRLFARDVAKIDPAWVEKLAGDLVKHSYSEPTWSRKRAAAVAHQKSTLYGVTIVADRMVPYHRVDPAAARDMFIREALIAGDWSTHHEFFHANKQKIEDATQLEEKLRQRGLVADEDMLFDFYDERIPATVTTGKHFDSWWKKERRQNPELLDFDPAKLLTTSDEGTEEQFPATWRKGSVEYELSYRFEPGDPHDGVSVLIPIPLLAGADTEGFDWLVPGLRLELVTELIRSLPKGLRRTVVPAPTFAERALPKLLPYEGPLTQQLADVLRELGGHGINASDFHPEKLPAHLRINYAAVNKRGKIVDSDRDLDALRQRQAGQISTSVRKAAEKSAAAHGRGSAPAGRGKTGAGNKGDAGDGAAGTGHEATEWTAETIGDIPAEVQTTVDGQDMTAYPALEATPHGVRVKYHPTKAAADTGMFGATLKLLLKATNVKPQQMVKGLPLQQRVAVDNYPHGGAQGLVNDCQVAATRDLLVEEGGPVRSPKEFAALRDKITPKVAGRVRQYVVALAPGLVEYGKVAEELKSWDGPAIEDMQRQLAFLLPANAVTVHGIGNLKHLPRYVQAMRVRLEEMDIDPDKDADRQAEIDEAKAVINHKLRSLPSGARNSKAVKDLYWMIQEMRVSLFAQRLGTARPASLRRIQKAAAKLGRSNRQ from the coding sequence ATGACTGATACCAACGCTTCGAACCCCAACCAGACCTCGGCACCGTCGCGCGAGGAGCTCTACGCGGCACTCGACAGTGTCTCCCTTGCGGAGGCGCGCTCGTTTCGGCGTCGGCTGCGCAAGGCGAGGGCGCCGCACGCGCGAGCGGCGATTGCCGCGGACATCGCCAAGGCGCAACAACGGGTGCAGAAGGTCGCAGACGCGGTACCGGAGATCTCCTACCCGGATACGCTGCCTGTTTCGGGTCGCCGCGACGATATTGCGGAGGCCATCGACAACAATCAGGTCGTCATCATCGCTGGCGAGACCGGTTCCGGTAAGACCACCCAGATTCCGAAAATTTGTCTGGAGCTCGGCCGCGGGCGGCGCGGGCTTATCGGCCACACCCAGCCGCGCCGAATCGCGGCGCGCACGGTGGCGGAGCGTATAGCCACGGAGCTGGGCCAAAAGATTGGCGAGTCGGTCGGCTACGCCATCCGCTTCGACGATCGCGTCACGCCCACCACCGCGGTCAAGCTCATGACCGACGGCATTCTGCTGGCAGAAATGCAGCGCGACCGCTTCCTTAACGCGTACGACACGATCATCATCGACGAGGCCCACGAGCGCAGCCTCAACATCGACTTTCTCTTGGGATATCTTAAGCGGCTGCTGCCGAAGCGCCCCGATCTCAAGGTCATCATCACCTCCGCGACGATTGACCCGGAGCGCTTCGCCGCGCACTTCGCCGACGAGGACGGCGAGCCCGCCCCCATCATCGAGGTCTCCGGCCGCACCTACCCGGTCGAGGTGCGCTACCGCCCACTCGAGGAAGAAGTGGATGGGAAACTCGTTGCTCAGGATCCGCTGGATGGGCTGTGCGATGCTCTAGAGGAGCTCATGGCTGAGGGCAGCGGGGACATTTTGTGTTTCTTCCCCGGTGAACGCGACATCCGCGACGCCATGGAGGCCATCGAGGCGAAGAAGTGGAAAGGCGTCGAGGTCGCCCCACTGTTCGGCCGCCTCTCCAACCAGGAACAACACCGCGTGTTCAGCCCGCACTCGGGCCGCCGGATCGTTTTGGCCACCAACATCGCCGAAACCTCCCTGACTGTGCCAGGCATCCACTACGTGGTGGACACGGGCACGGCGCGCATCTCGCGCTACTCGACGCGCACGAAGGTGCAGCGGCTGCCCATCGAGCCCGTCTCCCAAGCCAGCGCGAACCAGCGCGCGGGCCGCTGTGGACGTGTCGCCGACGGCATCGCCATCCGGCTTTACTCCGAGGAGGACTTCGAATCGCGCCCGGAGTTCACCGATCCGGAAATCCTGCGCACCAACCTGGCGAGCGTCATCCTGCAGATGATTTCGCTGCGTCTCGGCGACATTGCGCGGTTCCCCTTCGTGGAGCCCCCGGCCGATAAAGCCGTCCGCGACGGCCTGCAGCTGCTGCGCGAACTTGGCGCGGTGACCAACAAGGAAAAGGACGGGCTCCCCGTCCTCACCCAGACCGGAAAGTATCTGGCCCGCATTCCGGTCGACCCCCGGATGGCGCGCATGCTGGTGGAGGGCCACCGCCTGGGCAGCCTTGACGATGTCCTAGTCATCGTCGCCGCCATGACCATTCAGGACGTGCGCGAACGCCCACTCGAATACCAAGCCCAGGCCGACCAAGCGCACGCGCGGTTCAAGGACAAGTCTTCCGACTTTCTGTCGCTGCTCAAGCTGTGGGACTACACCCAAGAGTCCCGCGACGAGTTGTCCGGCAACCAGTTCCGCAAGCGCATGAAGGCGGAGTTCCTGCACTACATGCGCATCCGCGAGTGGTTCGACCTCGTGCGCCAGCTGCGCGACGTCGCCCGTGAATTGGGCTGGTCGGACCGCACGCACACCGCGAATAAGCGCGACGTCAACGCCATCCACCAGTCGCTATTGTCCGGCCTGTTGTCCAACATCGGTGCCCGCGATGGAAACAGCAAGGAATACTACGGCGCCCGCAACACGAAGTTCGTCATTTTCCCCGGCTCGTCGCTGGCGAAGAAGCCGCCGGAGTTTCTCATGGCAGCCGAGCTGGTGGAAACTTCCCGCCTATTCGCCCGCGACGTGGCCAAGATCGACCCCGCATGGGTGGAGAAACTCGCCGGCGACCTAGTCAAGCACAGCTATTCGGAGCCGACGTGGTCGCGCAAGCGCGCTGCCGCCGTGGCACACCAAAAGTCCACCCTGTACGGCGTCACCATCGTGGCGGACCGCATGGTCCCCTACCACCGCGTCGATCCCGCCGCCGCGCGCGACATGTTTATCCGCGAGGCGCTCATTGCCGGTGATTGGTCGACGCACCATGAGTTCTTCCACGCAAACAAGCAGAAGATCGAAGATGCCACCCAGCTGGAGGAAAAACTCCGCCAGCGCGGGCTTGTCGCCGACGAGGACATGCTCTTCGACTTTTACGACGAGCGCATTCCGGCGACTGTGACCACGGGCAAGCACTTCGACTCGTGGTGGAAGAAGGAGCGGCGACAAAACCCTGAGTTGCTCGATTTCGACCCCGCCAAGCTGCTGACTACGTCGGATGAGGGAACGGAGGAGCAATTCCCGGCAACGTGGCGGAAGGGCTCCGTCGAATACGAGTTGAGCTACCGTTTTGAGCCCGGCGATCCCCACGATGGCGTCAGCGTTCTTATCCCCATCCCGCTGTTGGCAGGCGCGGATACCGAAGGTTTCGACTGGCTGGTGCCCGGATTGCGCCTCGAGCTGGTGACCGAACTTATCCGTTCGCTGCCGAAGGGCCTGCGCCGCACGGTTGTGCCCGCGCCCACCTTCGCGGAGCGCGCCCTTCCCAAGTTGCTGCCGTATGAGGGGCCTTTGACGCAGCAGCTTGCCGATGTCCTGCGCGAACTCGGTGGCCACGGAATCAACGCGTCCGACTTCCATCCAGAGAAGCTGCCGGCGCACCTGCGTATTAACTACGCGGCCGTGAACAAGCGCGGGAAGATCGTCGATTCCGACCGCGATCTCGACGCGCTTCGCCAGCGGCAGGCCGGCCAGATTTCCACCTCGGTGCGCAAGGCTGCAGAAAAGTCGGCTGCGGCGCACGGCCGGGGCAGCGCGCCCGCCGGCCGCGGGAAGACCGGCGCCGGTAACAAGGGTGACGCTGGTGATGGTGCCGCGGGCACAGGTCACGAGGCGACGGAATGGACCGCGGAGACTATCGGCGATATCCCCGCCGAAGTCCAGACCACCGTGGACGGCCAAGACATGACCGCGTACCCGGCGCTCGAGGCGACGCCGCATGGGGTGCGAGTGAAGTACCACCCCACAAAGGCAGCTGCCGATACCGGCATGTTCGGCGCCACCTTAAAGTTGCTGCTCAAGGCGACAAACGTGAAACCTCAACAGATGGTCAAGGGGCTTCCGCTCCAACAACGGGTGGCAGTAGATAACTATCCGCACGGCGGCGCCCAGGGACTGGTCAACGACTGTCAGGTGGCGGCCACCCGGGATCTGTTGGTGGAAGAAGGCGGGCCGGTGCGTTCGCCGAAGGAGTTCGCTGCCCTGCGTGACAAGATCACGCCAAAGGTTGCCGGCCGGGTGCGGCAATACGTGGTCGCGCTGGCACCGGGTCTGGTCGAATACGGCAAGGTCGCCGAAGAGCTAAAGTCCTGGGACGGTCCGGCCATCGAGGATATGCAGCGTCAGTTGGCGTTCCTCTTGCCCGCGAACGCGGTGACGGTGCACGGCATCGGAAATCTGAAGCACCTGCCGCGGTATGTGCAGGCCATGCGCGTCCGCCTCGAGGAGATGGATATTGATCCGGACAAGGACGCGGACCGGCAGGCAGAAATTGATGAGGCCAAAGCCGTTATCAACCACAAGCTGCGCTCGCTGCCGAGCGGTGCCCGCAACTCCAAGGCGGTTAAGGACCTGTACTGGATGATCCAGGAGATGCGGGTATCCCTCTTCGCCCAGCGCTTGGGCACAGCCCGCCCGGCTTCGCTGCGCCGCATCCAAAAAGCCGCGGCCAAGTTGGGACGGTCGAACCGCCAGTAA
- the nrdR gene encoding transcriptional regulator NrdR yields the protein MYCPFCHNAQSRVIDSRVVEQGTSIRRRRECSACSGRFTTVEKAVLLVVKRNGLAEPFSRDKLIRGVRRACQGRDVSDDALKRLAQEVEETVRGHGSSQVAANEIGLAVLEPLRHLDEVAYLRFASVYKSFESADDFESEIRLMRRRDRDDY from the coding sequence GTGTACTGTCCCTTTTGCCACAATGCGCAGTCGCGCGTCATCGATTCGCGAGTTGTCGAACAGGGAACTTCTATCCGCCGTCGCCGCGAATGCTCGGCCTGTAGCGGCCGTTTTACCACCGTCGAAAAGGCAGTCCTCTTGGTAGTCAAGCGCAATGGCCTGGCGGAGCCGTTCAGCCGCGACAAGCTCATCCGCGGCGTACGGCGCGCTTGCCAGGGTCGAGATGTCAGCGATGACGCTCTCAAGCGACTGGCCCAAGAAGTAGAAGAAACGGTACGCGGCCACGGCAGCTCCCAGGTGGCGGCCAACGAAATCGGTCTAGCGGTCCTCGAACCACTCCGCCACCTCGACGAGGTGGCCTACCTGCGCTTCGCCTCCGTCTACAAGTCCTTTGAAAGTGCCGACGACTTCGAGTCGGAGATCCGCCTCATGCGGCGCCGCGACCGCGACGACTACTAG
- the lexA gene encoding transcriptional repressor LexA — MGRKPAGGKPDISSLSARQRRILEVINDAVLLRGYPPSIREIGDAAGLQSTSSVAYQLNQLQEKGFLRRDPNKPRAVDVRHFESESSTRGGGKKSKAKDASTTDAAESVIPEDAGKVNYIPVVGRIAAGTPITAEENIDSYYPMPDELVGNGDLYMLQVVGDSMRDAGILNGDWVIVRSQSVAEEGEFVAALLDDEATVKEFHRDSSGVWLLPHNDAYAPIQGDDAQIMGKVVSVFRKL; from the coding sequence ATGGGCCGTAAACCAGCCGGGGGCAAACCCGATATCTCTTCTCTGTCCGCCCGCCAGCGACGGATTTTGGAAGTCATCAATGACGCCGTGTTGCTGCGCGGTTACCCGCCAAGCATTCGCGAGATCGGTGATGCTGCGGGACTGCAGTCCACTTCTTCCGTCGCCTACCAGCTCAACCAGCTGCAGGAGAAAGGCTTTTTGCGCCGCGACCCGAACAAGCCACGCGCGGTCGATGTGCGTCACTTCGAATCTGAATCCTCAACGCGGGGTGGCGGGAAGAAGTCCAAGGCGAAGGATGCCTCCACCACCGACGCCGCGGAGTCGGTAATCCCTGAAGACGCCGGCAAGGTCAACTACATCCCCGTCGTCGGGCGCATTGCGGCCGGCACACCGATTACGGCGGAAGAAAATATCGATTCCTACTACCCGATGCCGGACGAGTTGGTGGGCAACGGCGATCTATACATGCTCCAGGTCGTCGGCGACTCCATGCGGGACGCCGGCATTCTTAACGGCGACTGGGTCATCGTCCGCTCGCAGTCGGTGGCCGAAGAGGGCGAATTCGTCGCCGCGCTGTTGGACGACGAGGCTACGGTCAAGGAATTCCACCGGGATTCCAGCGGGGTGTGGTTGCTCCCCCACAACGACGCGTACGCGCCCATTCAGGGCGACGATGCCCAGATTATGGGCAAGGTCGTCTCTGTCTTCCGCAAGCTGTAG
- a CDS encoding DeoR/GlpR family DNA-binding transcription regulator translates to MYAEERRRQIASMTAVEERVNVTELAYHFAVTAETIRRDLAVLDREGLVNRVHGGAVAAQTFQTTELSLDARLRSAPGAKSAIARAAADFLPSRGGSVFLDAGTTTNALADLIAQRREPDDLSIVSNSLPICLALARHDVKNVQLLGGRVRAITQAVVGSTALRTLALMRADVAFVGTNALTIDHGLSTADAKEAAIKSTFITNSNKVVVLCDSSKLGNDYLVSFGSISDIDVVVTDADAPAHYLNQLRERDVTVVVAQPDGEAPGAETSGA, encoded by the coding sequence ATGTACGCCGAAGAGCGACGCAGACAGATTGCCTCGATGACCGCCGTCGAAGAGCGCGTCAACGTCACCGAGCTCGCCTACCACTTCGCGGTCACCGCGGAGACGATCCGGCGAGACCTGGCGGTATTGGACCGCGAGGGCTTGGTCAACCGCGTTCACGGCGGCGCCGTGGCGGCTCAAACATTTCAGACCACGGAGCTTTCCCTCGACGCGCGTTTGCGCTCGGCGCCGGGAGCTAAGTCCGCCATCGCGCGTGCCGCCGCGGATTTTCTCCCCAGTCGCGGCGGCAGCGTCTTTCTTGACGCGGGTACGACCACCAACGCGCTCGCCGACCTCATCGCCCAGCGGCGGGAGCCCGACGATCTATCCATCGTCTCCAACAGCTTGCCCATCTGTCTGGCGCTCGCGCGGCACGACGTAAAAAACGTGCAGCTGCTGGGCGGCCGGGTGCGTGCTATCACCCAAGCCGTTGTGGGAAGCACAGCCCTGCGCACCCTCGCCCTGATGCGAGCCGATGTCGCCTTCGTCGGTACTAATGCCCTGACCATCGATCACGGCCTATCGACGGCGGACGCCAAAGAGGCCGCTATCAAGTCGACGTTTATCACCAACTCGAACAAGGTCGTCGTCTTGTGCGACTCGTCGAAGCTGGGCAACGACTATCTGGTTAGTTTCGGCTCCATCTCGGACATCGACGTCGTCGTCACCGATGCAGACGCTCCCGCCCACTACCTCAACCAATTGCGCGAGCGGGACGTCACCGTCGTTGTCGCGCAACCGGACGGCGAGGCACCGGGAGCTGAGACGTCGGGAGCTTAG
- the ptsP gene encoding phosphoenolpyruvate--protein phosphotransferase, whose protein sequence is MSEEKDAAELIKGTGVVAGVAYADAVWVRPRPELPQAGETIADDAKDVEFERFVAAAEVVAQRLSERADSVDGNTAEVLTATAKMVKDRGWHKAVRRNIKSGHPAEYAVVAATEKFVTMFNAAGGVMAERTTDLKDVRDRTIAELRGEEEPGLPYVAGEAVLCADDLAPADTATLDTAHIKALVTELGGPTSHTAIIARQLGIPCVVATGAVLREIPTGERLFVDGSTGAVDRAAEPDQAAAAVAEYQERAERIARWEGPAHTADGHRVQLLANVADGNAARIAAQSQAEGIGLYRTELSFLSASEEPSVEEQAAVYAKVFEALGDQKVVVRTLDAGSDKPISYATLDAEENPALGVRGLRVARNNESLLTRQLDAIAVAAAERGEDAPTWVMAPMVATAGEAKWFAGLCRERGLIPGAMIEVPAAALMADTIMPHLDFVSIGTNDLTQYTMAADRLSPQLAYLTDPWQPAVLRLIEHTCTMGQKNSIAVGVCGEAAADPLLACVLTGLGVNSLSAASSAVASVGAQLADVTLEQCRDMAAAAIHADDPQAARAAVRTILGEA, encoded by the coding sequence ATGAGCGAAGAAAAGGACGCGGCAGAACTAATCAAAGGAACGGGCGTTGTCGCCGGTGTTGCGTACGCCGACGCGGTGTGGGTGCGCCCCCGGCCCGAGCTGCCGCAGGCGGGCGAGACGATTGCCGATGATGCAAAAGACGTAGAATTCGAACGCTTCGTTGCCGCCGCCGAAGTGGTGGCTCAGCGCTTAAGCGAGCGCGCGGATTCCGTTGACGGAAACACCGCGGAAGTGCTGACTGCCACGGCGAAGATGGTCAAAGATCGCGGCTGGCACAAGGCAGTGCGCCGCAACATTAAATCCGGCCACCCAGCCGAATACGCCGTTGTGGCCGCCACGGAGAAGTTCGTAACCATGTTTAACGCCGCGGGCGGGGTCATGGCCGAGCGCACCACGGACTTAAAAGACGTGCGCGATAGAACCATCGCGGAGTTGCGTGGGGAGGAAGAACCCGGCCTTCCGTACGTCGCCGGTGAAGCGGTTTTGTGCGCCGACGATCTCGCGCCGGCGGATACCGCAACGCTCGATACCGCGCACATCAAGGCTTTGGTCACCGAGCTGGGTGGCCCGACAAGCCACACGGCCATCATCGCCCGCCAGCTGGGTATCCCGTGCGTGGTAGCCACCGGCGCGGTGCTGCGCGAGATCCCGACCGGCGAGCGCCTCTTCGTTGACGGCTCTACCGGGGCGGTCGACCGTGCAGCGGAGCCGGACCAGGCCGCGGCCGCCGTTGCGGAGTACCAGGAACGCGCCGAGCGTATCGCGCGATGGGAAGGCCCTGCACACACCGCGGACGGGCACCGCGTGCAGCTCCTGGCGAATGTTGCGGACGGCAACGCCGCCCGGATTGCTGCGCAGTCCCAGGCGGAAGGCATCGGTCTGTACCGCACCGAGCTGTCGTTCCTGTCTGCGAGCGAAGAACCGTCCGTCGAGGAACAGGCGGCGGTCTACGCCAAGGTCTTCGAGGCGCTCGGCGATCAGAAGGTAGTCGTGCGCACCTTGGACGCGGGCTCGGACAAGCCGATCAGCTACGCCACCCTCGACGCGGAGGAAAACCCTGCCCTTGGCGTGCGCGGCCTGCGCGTGGCCCGCAATAATGAGTCGCTGCTCACCCGTCAGCTGGATGCCATTGCGGTGGCCGCGGCGGAGCGTGGGGAAGACGCGCCCACCTGGGTCATGGCGCCGATGGTCGCAACGGCGGGCGAGGCGAAGTGGTTCGCGGGCCTGTGCCGCGAGCGGGGGCTCATCCCGGGCGCGATGATCGAGGTCCCCGCCGCCGCGCTCATGGCGGATACCATCATGCCGCACTTGGACTTCGTCTCCATCGGCACGAACGATCTCACGCAGTACACGATGGCCGCGGATCGCCTGTCGCCGCAGCTGGCGTATCTCACTGATCCGTGGCAGCCGGCCGTTCTTCGCCTCATTGAGCACACCTGCACGATGGGGCAGAAAAACTCCATCGCGGTGGGCGTGTGCGGTGAGGCGGCAGCCGATCCGCTGCTTGCCTGCGTTCTGACGGGGCTTGGCGTGAACTCGCTGTCCGCGGCATCGTCGGCGGTGGCCAGCGTCGGAGCCCAGCTTGCCGATGTCACCCTGGAGCAATGCCGCGACATGGCCGCCGCGGCCATTCACGCCGATGATCCGCAGGCAGCCCGCGCGGCTGTGCGGACGATCCTCGGCGAAGCCTAA